In the genome of Metabacillus litoralis, the window AGTACTTGAAACAGGTGTCGGAAACTGCCACTTATATATTGATGTTGAAGCAGATGTTGAAAAAGCATTAAACATTCTTGTTAATGCAAAAACGGACCGTCCAGCTGTATGTAACGCGTTAGAAACAGCTATTATTCACGAGTGTTGGCTAGAAAAGAATCGAGATGTCCTAGTGAAAACTTTGCAGGAAAATGGAATTACTGTTCATGGTGATGAAACAGCTTTATCCTATATTCCGAACTCAGTTCTTGCAAACGAAGAAGACTGGGCGAATGAATATTTAAGCTTAGACTTAGCTGTTAAAACAGTTAGTAACGTCGAAGAAGCAATAGATCACATCGAAGCATACGGTACAAAGCATTCAGAGGCGATTGTAACTGAAAACAAAGAAACAGCTAAAACATTTATGAGCTTAGTAGATGCTTCAGCTCTATATCATAATGCGTCTACTCGCTTTACTGACGGTGGAGCTCTGGGCTTTGGTGCTGAGATTGGTATTTCCACTCAAAAGCTCCATGCGCGAGGACCGATGGGCTTACCGGCTTTAACAACAGTAAAATTTATGATGTCAGGTAATGGGCAAACAAGATAAGTAAAAAGAGAAGTGACCGAATATCGGTCACTTCTTTTTAGTAAGATCAGAAAGTATAAAAATTTGAATTTAGTTTTCTTTACTTTTTTTAATTTTCTATTAGAAAAATACACTTTATAAATAGACAATGATAATCATTATTGATTATAATATTTGTAGAACAAAAAATAACTTATTGATTGGAGAAGATTGCATGTTTGTTCAAGTGAAAAAAATTACAGTAACAGAGGGAAGTTCGGCTCAAGTTGTTGATCGGTTTAGTAAGCCAGGTATTATTGAAGAGCAAGAGGGTTTTGTTGATGCAACAGTAATGGTGAAAAAAGTAAGACGCGGTGAAGAAGAGGTAATGGTCCAAATTCGTTGGAAATCAGAAGAATATTGGAAGCAGTGGGAAAAAAGTGAAGCACATATCGCCGGTCATAAAGCAAATAGAGGTAAACCAAACCCAGAGTACATTGTAAACTCAGAAGGCGGCTTATATAACGTAGTAAACGTTAAAGAAGCAAAAGCTAAAGAAAGTATAGAAAGGTAGTCAATATCTTATGATGTTGGCTTTTTTTATTGCTGGAAAAGTTTTTTTATCATTCATGAATAATAATGATAATTATTTTCAATAATAGTAATGAAAAGAGACAACCACGGTGATGGTTGCCTCTTAATACATATTAAAGATCAGTTGGTTCAAATGTTTTACAATCAGTTTCTCCACTACTTGATGCATTCTTTTCTTTATGATTGACTACATAAATTTGAGATGCACCACATTTGTTTTCATTTTGGATGTTATGAACACAGCTGTTTACTTCACATAATACGTCTAGTGCCATTATAAAACACCTCCTTCATTGTTAGGATAAACAAGTTTGACCTATCCTATTCAGTATAAGAGGTGTATTTTGTTTTTTAGAGATAACATAGACAAAGTGAACTTATCTGAAAACTTTTATTTTTTAAAGTATTGACTCTTATTTCATCGGTGTTATAATCAATAACATATAATGTTAGAAAATCTAACAGACAATTAGGGTGATGAAGATGAAAAAGATTGAAGCGATTATAAGACCGCAGAAAATTACTGAAACAATAAAGGGATTAAAGAATATTGGAATTACTGGATTTACTGTTTCTCAAGTTGTAGGAAGAGGAAAGCAAAGAGACACAAAGGGTGTTTATCGAGGGAAAAATTATAATGTAACGTTACATCCGAAAATTAAACTTGAAATTATATTATCTGATCATATGGTAGAACCAACTATTAAAACAATTATTTCATCTGCTCAAACAGGTGAAGATGGTGATGGCAAAATCTATGTATATCCTATTCTAGAAGCTTATAATATTCGCACTGGCGAACCGGATGTGTCAATTGATGATTTGACAATAAGAGAGTTTCCCGCAAAGGAGGGAATCTAATCAATGGAACTTATTCATTTAAATACCGTTTGGATTGTTATAGCGGCAGCAATGGTTTTGTTCATGGAAGGTGGATTTAGCTTATTAGAGGCTGGTTTAGTTCGCACAAAAAATGCTGTTAACGTAACGATGAAAATCTTTGTTGACTTAACAATTGGGGCTTTAGCATTCTGGGTCTTTGGATTTGCCATTATGTTTGGAGAGAGTGCTTTTGGGTTTATAGGCACAAGTTTATTTGGAAGTCCTGAGAAAATTTCTTTAGGAATAGAACTACCGAGTGAAGCGTTCGTGCTATTTCAAATGGGCTTTGCTGTTGCTTGTATCTCGATCATTTCCGGTGCTGTAGCCGAACGAATGAATTTTAAGGCTTATATAGTAACAGCTGCACTGATTACATTAATCATTTACCCACTTTCTGGTCATTGGATTTGGAATGGTGAAGGCTGGTTAGCACAGCTTGGAATGAAGGACTTTGCAGGATCAGCTGCAATTCACGCAGTTGGAGGCTTTGCTGCATTGGCAATGGCCAAAATTTTAGGTCCAAGAAAAGGAAGATTTAATTCTGATGGAAGCGTCAACGTATTCGCACCAAGTAATATTCCGTTAGCATCAAGTGGTGCATTTATTTTATGGTTCGGTTGGTTTGCCTTTAATAGTGGTAGTACATTAGATGCTTCCGATGCATCTTTAGCATCTATTGCAATTAATACAATGTTAGCTGGGGCAAGCGGTGGGACAGTTACCTTACTTTTAACAATGAATAAGTTTGGAAAAGCTGACCCGAGTATGACGATTAACGGGGTACTTTCTGGATTAGTTGCTATTACAGCTGGCTGTGCATTTGTGAATCATTGGAGTGCAATTATCATCGGGGCAATTAGTGGTGTTATTGTTATTTATGCAACATTACTAATCGATAATCTTAAAATTGATGATCCGGTTGGAGCAGTTGCTGTCCACGGTTTTAATGGTTTATTTGGAACAATTGCAGTTGGGTTGTTTGACACAACTGCCGGGTTATTTACAACAGGTCAAGTTTCACTATTAGGAGTTCAGCTATTGGGTGCAGTTGTTGTGGCAGCTTGGGGATTAGTAGGTGGTGCGGCAATCGCCAAAATATCAGAGGCAACTGTTGGTTTGCGTGCTACATTAGA includes:
- a CDS encoding antibiotic biosynthesis monooxygenase; the protein is MFVQVKKITVTEGSSAQVVDRFSKPGIIEEQEGFVDATVMVKKVRRGEEEVMVQIRWKSEEYWKQWEKSEAHIAGHKANRGKPNPEYIVNSEGGLYNVVNVKEAKAKESIER
- a CDS encoding DUF1540 domain-containing protein, with product MALDVLCEVNSCVHNIQNENKCGASQIYVVNHKEKNASSSGETDCKTFEPTDL
- a CDS encoding P-II family nitrogen regulator, which gives rise to MKKIEAIIRPQKITETIKGLKNIGITGFTVSQVVGRGKQRDTKGVYRGKNYNVTLHPKIKLEIILSDHMVEPTIKTIISSAQTGEDGDGKIYVYPILEAYNIRTGEPDVSIDDLTIREFPAKEGI
- a CDS encoding ammonium transporter: MELIHLNTVWIVIAAAMVLFMEGGFSLLEAGLVRTKNAVNVTMKIFVDLTIGALAFWVFGFAIMFGESAFGFIGTSLFGSPEKISLGIELPSEAFVLFQMGFAVACISIISGAVAERMNFKAYIVTAALITLIIYPLSGHWIWNGEGWLAQLGMKDFAGSAAIHAVGGFAALAMAKILGPRKGRFNSDGSVNVFAPSNIPLASSGAFILWFGWFAFNSGSTLDASDASLASIAINTMLAGASGGTVTLLLTMNKFGKADPSMTINGVLSGLVAITAGCAFVNHWSAIIIGAISGVIVIYATLLIDNLKIDDPVGAVAVHGFNGLFGTIAVGLFDTTAGLFTTGQVSLLGVQLLGAVVVAAWGLVGGAAIAKISEATVGLRATLEEEEEGLDMSYHGIPAYNELERFTDLPTSLYNFEETTGITVARTDQKKIVG